The Phyllostomus discolor isolate MPI-MPIP mPhyDis1 chromosome 4, mPhyDis1.pri.v3, whole genome shotgun sequence genome window below encodes:
- the FABP7 gene encoding fatty acid-binding protein, brain — translation MVEAFCATWKLTDSQNFDEYMKALGVGFATRQVGNVTKPTVIISQEGDKVVIRTQSTFKNTEISFRLGEEFDETTADDRNCKSVVSLDGDKLTHVQKWDGKETTFVREIKDGKMVMTLTFGDVVAVRFYEKA, via the exons ATGGTGGAAGCTTTCTGTGCTACCTGGAAGCTGACGGACAGTCAGAACTTTGATGAGTACATGAAGGCTCTAG GTGTGGGCTTTGCCACTAGGCAGGTGGGAAATGTGACTAAACCAACAGTGATCATCAGTCAGGAGGGGGATAAAGTGGTGATCAGGACTCAGAGCACATTCAAGAACACAGAGATTAGCTTCCGTCTGGGAGAAGAATTTGATGAAACCACTGCAGATGACAGAAACTGTAAG TCTGTTGTTAGCCTAGATGGAGACAAACTCACTCATGTACAGAAATGGGATGGCAAAGAAACAACTTTTGTGAGAGAAATTAAGGATGGCAAAATGGTCATG ACTCTTACCTTTGGTGACGTAGTTGCTGTTCGCTTCTATGAGAAGGCATAG